From a region of the Gossypium raimondii isolate GPD5lz chromosome 10, ASM2569854v1, whole genome shotgun sequence genome:
- the LOC105778017 gene encoding uncharacterized protein At5g64816: MVEVWWSLLGAAIPAVIAGQAFRMKKRHAEDQKVKSARGREKTADDVFVCERVCTSKRMLKKVGAFSKDPIRDTCVTVCGVSELDACSDACARTVCVNQHQVPNWNDICLRRCQSECLRLSASNS, from the coding sequence ATGGTAGAAGTTTGGTGGTCCCTTCTTGGGGCTGCCATCCCTGCAGTTATTGCAGGGCAAGCTTTTAGAATGAAGAAAAGGCATGCTGAAGATCAGAAAGTTAAGAGTGCCAGAGGAAGGGAGAAGACTGCAgatgatgtttttgtttgtgaGAGAGTCTGCACTTCAAAGAGAATGCTGAAAAAGGTTGGGGCATTTTCAAAAGATCCAATTCGTGACACTTGTGTAACTGTCTGTGGTGTGTCTGAGCTCGATGCATGCTCCGATGCTTGTGCTCGTACTGTTTGCGTCAACCAACATCAGGTACCCAACTGGAATGACATTTGCCTTCGAAGGTGTCAGAGTGAATGCCTTAGACTCTCTGCTTCGAATTCTTAG